The Paenibacillus sp. RC334 nucleotide sequence GTTTGCAAGCCCGCCTGAAGAGCAGTTCCTGCCCCCATCGAGAAGCCCCATACGATAATCTCCGAGGAACCGCGTTGCTTCGCAAGCTGGATCGCCCCGAGAAGCTGCTGGGATTCCGCTTTGCCTCCGGTTGCGACGGCTTTGCTATTTTGTGATGCGAATCCGTAATCGAACATGACAACGTTAAAATTCAAACGGTGGGCATAATGCGCCAGATCATACATCGGAATCCAGCTTTCTTCGCGGTTGGCCCCATAACCGTGGCTGAAAATAATCGTTTTCTTCGATTGATCCGCCGGGATATACCAGCCCTGCACCATCCGGCTGCCGTCCTTGGCGGGGAAGCTGACATCCTCGTAGGGCATTCCTTTGGCCTGCATCGGGTTCGAGTACAGTGGCGCGACGGTTGGATTCGTCAGTACCCATGCGATATAGGCGTGCAGGGTAATAAAGCAAAACAATAGAAAAAATACGACCGACAGCAGCAAGGCAATAACGACATGCTTGATTCGCAGCAGCCGGGGGTTGATCAGTGGGGTGGACGGCTCATGGACAGCATGCTGTAGCTGAGAGCTGCGCTGGGATGTCGAAATCATGTAAGAGCCTCCTTATATAAAAATGAACTCCGTTTCATAGAATTCTAGGTACAATTCCACTTGAAAATGATAGTTTATGTCCGTATAGATACCTATTATCGTATGATGCGTGTTATCCAAAGTCAACGGCTGAACCGGAAAAGTAAAAATGATGCAAAGATTTGTCGATGTTTGTTCTCGTTCTGTAATATGGCTGTCACAAAAACATTGGTTTACAGTAGCCGCGACTATTCTATATAATTTATGTAACCATGTTTCATGGTGTGAAACGAATATGGAACAAAGAGGAGCGGTTCACAATGGAAGACCGTAAATTAACGGTTCGCGCCGTGGAGCGTGCGCTTGATATACTGATGTGTTTTACTGGAGATTCCGATCTGGGTCTAACAGAGATTGCTTCCAAAATTGGTTTACATAAAAGTACCGTTCATCGGCTGCTGACCACGCTGGAGGATCGGGGCTTTGTCGTTCGGAATCCCGCAACGGAAAAATACCGGCTCGGCATCCGGATATGGGAGCTATCCACCCATCTGTCGCAAAGCGACGAGCCGGCGATCCTATTACAGCCAGCGATGGAAGGATTGCGTGACCGTCTGGGCGAAACGGTCAGCCTATACCTGCGCGATGGCAGTATGCGTATCCGCATTCAGGCCGTGCAGAGCAATCAGGCGATCCGCCGCGTTGCGCCAGTGGGTGCAAGCATGCCGCTGGCTGTAGGAGCCTCCAGCAAGGTGCTGGCGGCCTTTATGCCGCCGCAGGAGCTGGAAGCCCTGCTAAGCGGGGATGAATGGCCGCCCTCGGTAGACCCGGAGGTCTATAAGGCTCAATTGCAGGATATTCGTGAGAAGGGCTATGCGACCAGCTATGAGGAGCGGGAGCCGGGCGCTGCTGCTGTGGCTGCGCCTATCGTGAATCGGAAGGGACAGGTCGCTGCGGCCTTGTCTGTATCCGGTCCGGTCAGCCGACTAGCGCCCGAGACGTTGCATGATTTTGCACCGATTTTGATCGAGGCGGCAAAGGAAATGGGGCTTATGCTTCCATAATCTTTGGAAAAAGGGACCAGAGAAGGGTTGCCAAAGCCGTAAATTTGAAGTAATCTGATGGGGATGGCGGGTTGTCAGTTATAGCCGCCTCATGCGAATAGAATTATCACAGTTACTGGGGGAGCCTGTAATGCCGGGCTGAGATGGAATCGCACTAGATTCCGGACCCTTTGCACCTGATCTGGATCATACCAGCGTAGGGAAGTAATCGGCCATTGAAATGTATACGTAGCCGCTGTCTATGGCAATGCATCGGAGTATGATTCCGCGTGCGTAGCCGTCTGCATAGCTGTTTCGTTAGATTAGCCGGTTCCCTGGGGAACCGGCTTTTTTGCATAGATCAGCCAGCCTGGGGATGGTTCCGGATCGGTGTGTCATTTCATCGAAACGGGAGGAATGGACAATGAAACCGACAGAAACAGAAGGAACAGCAGGGAACGCAGTGGATGAACAGACAGGAGGGGTGAAGCCCTTTCCGGGGAGCCGCAAGGTATATATTCAAGGCTCGCGGCCGGACATTGCCGTACCGGAGCGTGAAATCGCCCTGCATCCCACACATACGCCACAGGGCACGGAGCATCATGAGCCGTTACGTGTGTACGATACGAGCGGTCCCATGACCGACGAAGCCTATCAGGTCGATATCCGTCAGGGCTTGCCTCAATTACGGCGGGCTTGGGCACTGGAACGGGGCGATGTGGAGGCTTACGAGGGGCGTGCCGTCAAGCCAGAGGATAACGGGTTGAAGCCCGGCTCCAAACGGGAGACGGCTGAATTTCCCGGCGTTACCAACCGTCCGCTCCGTGCGCGGCAAGGGCGTAGTGTAACGCAAATGCATTATGCGCGGCAAGGGATCATTACGCCCGAAATGGAATTTTCATCCATCCGCGAAGGGGTGGAACCTGAGTTTGTTCGACAGGAGTTGGCGGCTGGACGAGCCATTTTGCCTTCAAATATCAACCATCCGGAAAGTGAGCCGATGGTGATTGGGCGTCATTTTCACGTGAAGATTAATGCGAACATTGGTAATTCTGCGGTTACGTCCTCCATCGAGGAGGAAGTGGAGAAAATGACCTGGGCTGTACGCTGGGGCTCGGATACGGTCATGGACCTGTCCACAGGCCGTAACATCCATACGACACGTGAATGGATCATCCGTAACTCCCCTGTGCCGATTGGGACTGTACCACTGTATCAGGCGCTTGAAAAGGTGAACGGCGAAGCCGAGGCGCTAACGTGGGAGCTGTATCGTGACACGCTGATTGAGCAGGCGGAGCAGGGCGTGGACTATTTCACCATTCATGCGGGCGTGCTGCTGCGGTATATTCCGATGACGGCAAGTAGAATGACAGGAATTGTGTCCCGTGGAGGGTCGATTATGGCGGCATGGTGCCTTGCGCACCATCAGGAGAACTTTTTGTACACGCATTTTGAGGAAATATGCGAAATCATGAAAGCCTACGATGTGGCCTTTTCCCTCGGGGATGGTCTGCGTCCGGGTAGTATCTATGATGCGAATGATGAGGCACAGTTTGCTGAGCTGGATACGTTGGGTGAGTTAACGCAAATTGCCTGGAGGCACGACGTTCAGGTCATGATTGAAGGACCGGGACATGTCCCGATGCACAAAATCAAGGAGAATGTGGAACTGCAAATGGAAATTTGCAAGGAAGCTCCCTTTTATACACTGGGACCGCTCACGACGGATATTGCACCCGGATATGATCATATTACCTCGGCTATCGGGGCGGCAATGATCGGTTGGTTCGGGACGTCCATGCTATGCTATGTTACGCCGAAGGAGCATTTGGGCCTGCCGAACAAGGATGATGTCCGCGAGGGTGTCATTACCTACAAAATTGCGGCACATGCTGCCGATCTGGCAAAAGGCCATCCACGGGCGCAGCAGCGGGACGATGCTTTGTCCAAGGCACGCTTTGAATTCCGCTGGCGCGATCAGTTCAATCTTTCGCTCGACCCTGAGCGGGCTCTGTCCTACCATGATGAGACGCTGCCAGCAGAGGGAGCCAAGGAAGCACACTTTTGCTCGATGTGCGGTCCCAAGTTTTGCAGTATGCGTATCACGCAGGACATTCGCGCCTATGCGGCGGATAAGGGGCTGAACACCGAAGAAGCGGTAGCCGCCGGGATGCGTGAGAAGGCAGAGCAGTATCGGGATGACGGGCAGTAAATCCTTAAACTTATGAACGCATGAATAACAAAAGCCGTGGTTCTCTACAGATTGTAGGGGCCACGGCTTTTTAGCTTATGTAAAGCGAGATCATGCAACCGGATAAAGGGCGGCTTTATTTTTTACCCATTTTCTCATTCAAAATGTCCTGAAAGCTGAGCTTCTTCTCCGAGCTGTCTTCTTTCTTCTGCATACTCACCGCGTTGGCACGTTGGTATTGTTGATGGAAAGGCATCAAGGTGTGTACAGTTAAATTCATTGTATTCATGCAGGTAGTTCCTCCAATTCCATTTTGTCAAATTCAGATTGAGTTGCTTAGGACGTCTGTATAGGACTATTCGTATGTACTTGATGTCGTAATACCGGGTAGACTGCTTGGTAATGTTTCAATCATTATAAACGCATTTTTTCAAATTAAAACGCTTTTGACATAAAACAGGAAGATGGTCATATGTGTCCAAAATGAGGATTAGGTGTATGGTCATTCTGAGGGAAAATGTGCCTAGGTCCAGAACAAGGGCCAGAGGCCCGTTTTCTTAGTTTAGTAGTCGGGACCGTGTTTTTTTGTCGAATATCCTTATATAAGTGAGGATTTTGCAAAGTCCTGAAGTCAATATGAAGTCAGTCTGGTGGCGAATTAAAGTGTCAAAGTTGTATTGACTTTATGTTTGGGAGTGGATACCATGAACTGGTTGTAAGCGTGTTTTAGCTACTAGAGTCAGCCAATCCATCTGGCGATTCATCCGTTGAAATGTTTGAGAAAGGACCAGGACATATATGAAAAAAAGAATTGCAGACATCGCATTTATTATTCTGGGTGCGTTTTTTTTCGCGCTGGCTGTTAATCTGTTTGTTATCCCGAATGAGTTTGGCGAGGGGGGTGTTACAGGGGTCACGATTATTTTGTACTACCTGTTTCAGTGGTCCCCTTCGATCGTCAATCTGGTGATCAATGGCTTGCTGCTGATTGTCGGGTATAAATTTTTGGACAAGAGAACGACCCTGTACACCGTGATTGCAGTCGCTTTTAACTCGTTGTTTTTACATTTAACGGCCAACTGGCGGATTGATTCGCATGAGCCGACGATTAACGCCGTATTTGCCGGGGTTTTGGTGGGGATCGGGATTGGTTTGATCGTGCGGGTGGGCGGTACAACAGCAGGAACGGTCATTTTGGCCCGGATCGCCAACAAGTATCTGGATTGGAATATCAGCTATGGTTTGCTGTTTTTTGATCTGATTGTTGCATTTTCATCCTATTTTATTATTGGCCCGGAAAAGCTCATGCTGACCATCGTTATTTTGTACGTCGGTACGAAGGTTATGGATTTCATGATCGAAGGTCTGAATCCGAAGAAAGCGGTCATGATCATTTCGGAGCATCAAAATAAAATTGCAGAAATGGTCATTACCCAAATGGATCGGGGAGTTACAGTCCTGTCAGGCCACGGGTACTACACGAAAAATCCGAAAGAAGTTCTGTATATTGTCATCAGCAAGCAAGAGGTGTCGGCGCTTAAAAAGATTGTGAAGGCTATCGACACAGCAGCGTTTATCACCATTCATGACGTGCGGGACGTG carries:
- a CDS encoding alpha/beta hydrolase, producing the protein MISTSQRSSQLQHAVHEPSTPLINPRLLRIKHVVIALLLSVVFFLLFCFITLHAYIAWVLTNPTVAPLYSNPMQAKGMPYEDVSFPAKDGSRMVQGWYIPADQSKKTIIFSHGYGANREESWIPMYDLAHYAHRLNFNVVMFDYGFASQNSKAVATGGKAESQQLLGAIQLAKQRGSSEIIVWGFSMGAGTALQAGLQTKDVDAMILDSTFLLEPDTLYHNIHNQIDLPRHPSLEILELLFPVLNGTSLHQIPYQEVKAENYPFPIMFVHGTQDEKAPYPIAEKLAANQTNSLSSVWIVKNGLHELIFREHPREYLRRVSTFLSGVQELEDKKTIANASKQTTTK
- a CDS encoding IclR family transcriptional regulator, with product MEDRKLTVRAVERALDILMCFTGDSDLGLTEIASKIGLHKSTVHRLLTTLEDRGFVVRNPATEKYRLGIRIWELSTHLSQSDEPAILLQPAMEGLRDRLGETVSLYLRDGSMRIRIQAVQSNQAIRRVAPVGASMPLAVGASSKVLAAFMPPQELEALLSGDEWPPSVDPEVYKAQLQDIREKGYATSYEEREPGAAAVAAPIVNRKGQVAAALSVSGPVSRLAPETLHDFAPILIEAAKEMGLMLP
- the thiC gene encoding phosphomethylpyrimidine synthase ThiC, with the translated sequence MKPTETEGTAGNAVDEQTGGVKPFPGSRKVYIQGSRPDIAVPEREIALHPTHTPQGTEHHEPLRVYDTSGPMTDEAYQVDIRQGLPQLRRAWALERGDVEAYEGRAVKPEDNGLKPGSKRETAEFPGVTNRPLRARQGRSVTQMHYARQGIITPEMEFSSIREGVEPEFVRQELAAGRAILPSNINHPESEPMVIGRHFHVKINANIGNSAVTSSIEEEVEKMTWAVRWGSDTVMDLSTGRNIHTTREWIIRNSPVPIGTVPLYQALEKVNGEAEALTWELYRDTLIEQAEQGVDYFTIHAGVLLRYIPMTASRMTGIVSRGGSIMAAWCLAHHQENFLYTHFEEICEIMKAYDVAFSLGDGLRPGSIYDANDEAQFAELDTLGELTQIAWRHDVQVMIEGPGHVPMHKIKENVELQMEICKEAPFYTLGPLTTDIAPGYDHITSAIGAAMIGWFGTSMLCYVTPKEHLGLPNKDDVREGVITYKIAAHAADLAKGHPRAQQRDDALSKARFEFRWRDQFNLSLDPERALSYHDETLPAEGAKEAHFCSMCGPKFCSMRITQDIRAYAADKGLNTEEAVAAGMREKAEQYRDDGQ
- a CDS encoding YitT family protein, with product MKKRIADIAFIILGAFFFALAVNLFVIPNEFGEGGVTGVTIILYYLFQWSPSIVNLVINGLLLIVGYKFLDKRTTLYTVIAVAFNSLFLHLTANWRIDSHEPTINAVFAGVLVGIGIGLIVRVGGTTAGTVILARIANKYLDWNISYGLLFFDLIVAFSSYFIIGPEKLMLTIVILYVGTKVMDFMIEGLNPKKAVMIISEHQNKIAEMVITQMDRGVTVLSGHGYYTKNPKEVLYIVISKQEVSALKKIVKAIDTAAFITIHDVRDVFGEGFLDISK